A segment of the Caloenas nicobarica isolate bCalNic1 chromosome 12, bCalNic1.hap1, whole genome shotgun sequence genome:
CTACCAGCAGGAACCTTGCCAGAGCCATGTGTATGAAGAACCTCAAGCTTACCATTGTCCTCATCATCGTATCAATCGTAAGTATGGAGCATAATAACCTTTAAGTCAGGCCTAATTACTGGAAAATACCGATAGCGTATTATTGTCTTTAGACCCAGGTGTACCCAGCTCCGTGCCTGGAAGGGTCCTGGCTGTAGAACAAGTGCTTTGGTGGTGTtgtgggaggagaggagcaTCGTGCCAGGCAGCTTTTCTTGGCAAGGCAATAGGAAGAGCTTTCCAGACAGTTCTGTCCAGCTTCTCAGTGCCTGTCATTGACAGCTGCCTTGCTGCTCTGTTAGAAGCTGAGCTGTTGAGTATACAGCTGCTCTAAGGGCTTTTTAGGCCTTAGTCCTGTTGTTATCCTGTTACTTAACTTTTAAGTAGCTTTTTTCAATATGCTCATGTAACTCTAGCTGGTAATAACTGCAGCCAGCACTAACGTGAGGATGCTGAGGTGTAACTGCAGGGTAGGTGTGTGAAGTAGTTTGTCCCCACCGAAAACCTTGTTTATGTTTTGCAAGAGGATGGTTCTGATCCCCATGTTGCTGCAAAGTTGTGGCGGAAGAGGCAACGACACCAAGTCCTGGAGGGCATTTGACAAGTTATTTGACAAGGGGTTTGTTACCCCGGGGTGTCCAGGCTTGTGTTTTGATGGCCAGGCCATGTCAGCACTTGGCTGAATGAGGGCAGTACAGTTCTCTGCTGAagggctgttttctttctccaggtTATCATGTACATCGTTCTGTCGGCCGCCTGCGGTGGGCTCGCGTGGCCGAGCTGTGTGCAGAAGTAACTGGAGGCGGCTGGTGCTGGTCACTTGGAGATGAGAATCACAGGAGTCTGAAGAAGCAACCTACAGAATAACTCTTAATCTTTCGCTACTGACACCTTCTCATTCTTCCATCCCTCCAGGACTTCAGACTTGTTTGCCTTACCACCCCAACCAGGCCCAGCTGGTCACTGCCCCTGTGCAGCTGGAACCTCAAGAATGGGCTGGTTTAAATTActtgaagggattttttttgtttgttgttcctTTTTCTGTCCCAACTACAACCTTCTCAGCTGGGTGGGCGGTATGTCCTGCTCTGGAGGGTTACGTGCATGCTGGCGTTGTGTCCGTGTAGCTTTGCACTTCGGTGTGAGCGTGcaagggcagagcagcactgctggCAACTGTGCTGCCCGGGGGGAGCGCGTGGGGGAAGGACCAGATGGGTGTACCTGAATTTCCACTTTTTACAACTCCCTACACCTCCAGCCTCTTGTGGTTCTGCAGCGTTTTCAACACGTCTGGGTTGTCAGTGTAATGCTGGTGGTAACAAAAGGAACGGCTTTTGAGCCAGGGCTTTACGCGCTGTGAGGTGCGAGTGCTGCTTCTGTGTGAAACCCCCCGCTTCCTGGAGGGTTTTCTGCAGGGGGCAGGAGAGGGTGTTGGGTCACCTCAGCATTTTGAAATGGctgcctcttcatcctcactTCTTCCTCATCTCCTCCCCCTTAATTTGTGGCTTAAACAGTAAAGGAGATGGTTGCATATAGTTAAGGTTGCAGTAATGTATCTGCTTTCTCACGTTATTTCTCCTGTTCTTCTTTTGAGGGTGGACTAAAAGGAATTACTCATGTTATCACTTGCTAAAAGTGAAATTGGGGGCCAGTGAGGTGTCAGGTGTCTGCTGCTTGTGCTTCCACTCTGAAGGTGTGTGCTAAAAACTGGGGACAGGAGGTTGGAGCTGGTGGCCGGGTACTTTATGGTTGGAAGAAGAAAGGCCCTTTCAGAGGATGTAGTaacaggcaaagaaaacaaaaccaaacccaaggCTAATAACCAAATGTAGGGGCAGGTATGCTGAGGCTGTGCAGCTCAAGAGCTGCGTGTCCTTCTGTCCCAGCTGGACATCCAAGTCGGCAGGCCAGGCCTGGCTTAAGGCGCTAAGCTGTTGTTGCCTTGGGTGAGGGGTGGAGGGACTTTTCTTGGATCTTACAGGCTCAtttctaagagaaaaaatagaaacaacTGAAATCGCATAAAAGCATCAGATTTGGCCCAGGGAAGTGGCTTCTACTGGTGGCTGGAAGCTCTTGAGGTAGAGGAAGGCGAGGCTTAACCTGGGGACTAAACTCAGATGCTTGGTTGGTGCTTTGGGCTGCCTGCAACACAGGCTGGACATGAAACTGTTGCTCCTCCACCTGCTTTTCTTGGCGTATGTTAACTGACCACGGAGCTTTCCAGCAGGTAGAAGAGTTCTCCTATAAACTGTGtgcttatttgtattttcagctgaaatttaaCTAAGGGTAATCAGATCTGGATATCCAGGTGTCAGTGGTTCTGATCAGCAATGTGGTCACTGGCATCTCTTTCCATTTGTGTGACTCGAATGTAAAATTGAAAGATTTCCTTCCTCTTACCTCCTACTCTTGCAGCCACCCACAGTTCCGTGTACAACTGTGCATGTTTTAGGGATTGTTGATGTTACTGTGTTAATTTCTATGATTTGTTGTCTTATGtacaaatactttttaaagaaagttacTTCCTTGCCTTTTAAAGGATGCACTGAGGCATTAGTGTAAAAACAAAGTTAActtgatttaaataaaattcctgTACAGAAAGCAGAGTTCTTTTGTGAAAGGTGGGTCTGGGACTAGATGTTGGCTGGTGGTAGAAACTGGTGTGTGACACCAGCGTGGAGCTGGTGGGTCACCCTGCGTGTGACActgcagctccaggctgggAAATTGTTTCTGCAATGGCTGTAAAACCTCCCAGCTTTGGCAGGGTCTGACTTGGATTTGATCATGTCATGACTTGACAAGGGCTTGGAAAGTCTGTGTAAAAGCTCTTTTTGGGGCAGTTCTCAGTGGTATAAAACCCCATGTCCTGAGGGAAATCCCCAGCAAtggctcctttcctcttctctagCCACAGCTGCAAAGAAGCCACTTTTCTCAAGGAGTTTATTGTACAGACTGATTTATGCCTCTTTGTAAAAACTCCGTAGCCTTTCATCTACCTCAGGATGTTCGATGCTGCTGCAGTGTTGTTTTGGAAGCAGGCTCATGCATCGGTATGAGGGAGTTGGATTTCCTCTTAAAGTTGCAAAAACTTGGATTTCAGTTGATTGTTATCTTGGTTTGAGGCAAAGTTACATTCTAGTGATACCTGCCAGGGCTCAGGATGATCTAGAATATAAAAATCTGAAGGAAGACCACTTTGTGTGAGAACAgcttagaaaaatgaaaggataaAACTTAAATTAACATATAATTAGTGTGACAGTTCTTACAGAGCTGGGTTTTGTGTTTAATATTAGTGATATAGGGACCAAGAGCAAACAGCCAGCCCTCTCCAAGTGCCATCAGTATtagatttgtattttaaatgccCATGAATTCAAGCAGAAGCTCAACTCAGAATAAGGCCCTAGTTAaccattttacttctttttagCTTCTGGTCTGTCTAGAAATGTGTGTCCAAATCTGTATCTCTGTAGACATCCATTCTGCGATTCTTCACAGAAACGGTATCACATATCTGATAAGATTTAACTAGAATATAACCTTAAACCATTTAAAGAGTTTACCTTTCcagaaagtttttctttacCTGGCATTATCTGTTAAGTAACCATTAAATGGTACAGCAGCTGTCTGGGCTCAGGAGGCtgcacagaaatgcagctgCCTTTGGGATGTCGACCACTTCAACAGCAAAGGGAGAACTCCCAAACAGAGAAATCAAACTGCAGTGTTGCTGGGTGTTTATCTTTCTGTACAGTGGGAAGGTAAATAAGTTCACTTATTTAATAAGTTCACAGCTTTTCTACCAGGTACAAGTATTAGAAAAGAACCTTTGCCAGCAAGGACAGTGCTGTAACCCTGCCAGGCTTTACCAGGGGATAGCAAGAAGGCTCCTTATGTAAAACCAGTTGTCTCTGACACTTTCACGTGTGGAAAGGAGGTGTTTGTATTCCGAGAATGAGCAATAGCCTCCTTTCAgtctcctctgcctcttctctcAGCTCTAATGTTGCACAGAACCTTCCTTCGTGCTCTCCCACCACAGTGGAACTGGCTCTGAGCTTTACAAAGCTGCTCTGAAGTAGAAGAGGCTTATTTCAACTTCAGGAAAATAACGGTACTTGATAGTAAAACATTGGTATTCATTAGAATGAGCAAAGTgaacaggagaaagaaaccCTTTTCGGTTGCTTGCTTACAGATGCATCGCAAGAGGTGACAGACCACCCTTGCTAATGGCTCCTCCCTGTGGGGTCCACCAGGCCTGTGTTCTCTGGGACATGAGTGCGTGACACAGGACAGCAGTTTGATACCAAcactcttcctcttctttttctttctaaaacaaacTTGATGCACAAAGTGATCTCTGCTGTAAAGCAGCCTGTAGGGCTGCCTATTTGcaagtgtttttttcctctattttgtTCTGCTTAGGCTGCTTGTGGATGTTCACTGAGAAAAGACATGAACCCAGTGGTGTGAATTAAGCTCTCCTTTGCTAACACCCACCTCACTCATGAAATCCAAGACTGGGATCATAGGAGACTTCCCCCGGAGACCCATTTACCTATGGAGAGCCTCAAGAGCCAAAGTGCAGAAGCAGTTGGTCACGAAAAGCCTCATTCCTAGCACAAAAACCACTCAGAAGTCAGGCACACCGGTTGAGTAAAGCAGATCTATTTCAGCACCATAACAGTTTTATTAAACTACACTATCAAAATCACATTGATGGCAGGGAGAACGTTGCTATCAGTGCATATTTTCTGTACTAAGACTGTATTCATAGCATCCAGCACTTGCTGAGGAAAAGGACACTGAGACAGAATCCTTCACAGCCAAAGAGACAGTAGAAAACTCTTCTACAAAAATTAGGGCAGTCAGGGGCCAGTTGGAAGAGAGTGAAGGGAAACATTTCAAGTCAAATCAGTCAGGGGGGTTATTTGTTAAAAGTTCACTTTTAACCGGTGTTTGTTAGTTCTGCATCTGAGATAGGAAGATGCTGATAAACAGTTTTCAAGTAGCAtcacctgtccctgcagctgcctgttCGCAACCCCACACAAATATTGTGTACTGCTCCTTCACTCGGGACCTGTGATGCACACACCTGAATACAACAGCTCAAAGTGTACTACAGTTATAAAAACCTGCTTATCTTCTAgaacaaacaataaaaagtaGCAGAAATACATTCtatacagaagtaaaaaaaaaaaaacaccacaaacaaaaccagttgaGTTTCAGACATATTAGAGTACAACAGTTTGAATTTAAAAAGTCTTGCTTCTAACACCTATGTAACTATTTCTAGTCTCcccaagctgctgctgtgcaatGTGCTGCAATGTGCCGCAGCAACGGCTCGAAGCTGCTTTCTGGCACAAACAGGATGAGCAGCAGCCTCCAGTGTCCTCAGGAGCAGGTCACCTACCGAGTTCTCATGTGACAAACCTTCCAAAGGGCTGCAAGTAGAGGTTTATATGAAATAAGGCTCTTTTCAGTCTTCACAGGAAGACTCAGATTTCAGCAACGTTTTGAACAGTGGGAACACAGTAAAGCAGTCGGCTGCTCTGCCAGGAAGAGGTTGGGCTCTGGGCAGAACAGCGGAAGGTGAGGATAGGAACTATATACACCAGCCTGCGCTGTGACGGGTCTCTCGTCATTTCCCAGTGACGTTCTGACGCCCAGCCAGCTGGGCTCTGTGTCACAGCGCTGTGTGTTCGGCAGTGTCAGTAACACCCGTCCTTCCAGGAATCTTCATCCAGGGCCTGAGCCGTCTGTGCTGACTGGAGAAATCTGCTTTGAGAGACAAAAATAAGTCACTACCTGTTGCTGTGCACGGGAATGCTCGTTAGAGGGTTTAGTTTACGGTGGGCTTCTACAACACCTGGTTTTTGCCAAGGTGAATATGTGTCTGCTGCAGCTCTATGTCCCACGCACCAGGACAGACACCACAGCAGCAATTCCAGGCAGTTCAGAGAGATGAAGGGACCATACTGACTACTAATGGCTACTTAAAACTGATATATTGATCCTGCTCTGCTCAGTTATTGACACTGTTGTGCGTCTTTTCCCCCccaagagaaataatttaacttGCAAATATGGCTAAACGTGAAAGATATTCAGGTTGTACGTAGAGTTCTACTACAAATTAAGAGTTTAAAAATTCCcttttgagtttgttttctttttttttttaaataagtagaTACAGTTCCATTTATTGAAGGTTACAATGGGACATTAAAAATCAACAAGTGCTTATGGCTTATTAGTCTGATACTGAATCAAATTGACTTCCCTCGGTCATAAAAGTTTACACTAGAGTTGTACTACAGatagctgtaaaaaaaaaaaaaattttaaaaaatcacttttgacAATTTGGTAGTGGATTTACCAACACAAAAGCACAGCAGATGCCATAGGATAAGAAGACACTTTGCTAAAATGGCATAAAGCTGTCAAAGCACGTCATTGTTAGAAGCATTTTAGAGGCCTTATTCTTTAAAGACACTGAATATGTTCTAACTAAACAGCTGTTGCTTTAGACTATCTACAACCTTCAGCTATCGACTGCCTAAATGTTTAGGAAGCTAAGAATAAAAGCTAAAAGCTAGaaataaatgtcaaaaaaaTGAAGTCCAAAGATCAATTGCATCTTTCTGGATTAACATGTGGCCCCTAAATCAGTTCAGACTTgtgcaaaaagaacaaaaattctAAGTTTTTGGAATTAATATAGACCCTGCTTTCACCTTGTTGTATGAAACCACTATAATAATACAGAACCATGATTTAGACAATCCTTGTCATTTTGTCCTACTTTTCAAACACTTCTAAAAGCCATTAGGCCTTGGACAATACCCACCTAGAGTCCTACCTAAGGactaagaaattaaaaaccacaccaaactTATTTTACCAGTAGCGAAGTTACAGAGGCACCAAAGTAGGCCACCTGAGAAGATTATTATATTAATAGTAGagtttttcccccttctcaAAAATAGATGTATGCACCAAATAAATATGTGCCATAATGTTCGTTTTTTTATAGAAGAAGTTTGAGTCTATGCCCCTTCATCTTCCTGGATAATTagccttgtttaaaaaaaagagcacttttttaaacagatggaATACTGAAACATCGAATGGTTCGGTCACAGATTACATGGTAAAAATGGGCAATCTCACCCAGAAGCTGATGAGTCCCAGCCTGTCAGTTCACACGTACATtcacataatttaattttagcaGTATTTAAATCAACTACAACACTTTGCTTCTTGACTGGGGGCCCATGAGTTTTCCAGTTAAGTCCTACCCTTTCTGTAAGGGCTCCCCAACCACAACCCTACATCTCAATCAGTAGCTCTGACCCAACTCTACACCCACGTCACACTTTAAAATCCGAGATAAGCGTCACTTTATAAAAAAGTTCCTaatctgcagacattcaaagtCTGTGAGGCTGGAAGTCTCACACTTACCTCTTGGATGGTGGCGTTGCCTTGCTCTTGGGCACCGAGGTTCCTCCAACAGACGCACGTGCTTTAAGGGGTGAATTTTTTGCCGCAGTGACCATGTTACTGCTCCTGGTAGTGcaagtgctgctggaagagcctGGACTAAGCAAAGACGCCTGTGGTTTTCGAACTCCACTGACAGCACTTGTGTAACCGCAGGCTTTTACTGGCTGCCTGGCTGTTAACAGAGAGTTTGTGCACGACGCCGCTTTCATCGGTTGTCGCACGGTGAGGGGAGACTGCCCGGCAGTGGAGGAATACCTGAGCTTACTGGGAGCCAGACCTAGAAATGGAACGACAGAAGAAAGAGTAACGCATGGGGCAACGGTATTTTAAGAACGCTTCTGGGTACCAGTTAAACAGACAAAAGGAAACCAGCTCTGTGTACAGAGACATGGCGCTGACCTGCCGACCGCTGCTGAGTTCTTGGAATTCGACTGCTCGGCACCTGCAGATCTGACTCCAAGCTCCGGCTGCTCCGGACAGACTCCAGCGTTCGGAGGCTCGTCCTGGCCAGGTTGGGCATGCTGTGGCGCATCTCCTCTGAAATCAAGAGCAAATTCTCTTTTTTGCTGCTTCCAGAGATGCATAATGGTTTATACTATGTCTTGATAAACATATGCACTTAGAAGTAGACAAGTATGTAACTAATTCCAGTAAACAACAGCCCTTTTGAAATGTAtatgtcaaaattattttcacgGACTCATATTGAAAGCACACAACTAGTTTACCTTCGCTGTTCGCATACTTGAGCCGGTCTTGCATCGGACTTTGCACCGACCTCCGTGGGGGACGGATCCGGGAAGTCGACGACCTGCCGTAATCTGCACTGGAAGAAGGCGACTGACACCGGGGGGAACTGAGCGGAGACGGTGAATATCTGTGAGCACTACGGTACGACAGGGAGCAATCGTAATCGTCCTCGAGGCTGTACGTGTCGAACTCCTGGTCGCTGTAGGTGCCTCTTCGCAGGGAGTGCAAGGAGGCGCTGGAACTGCGACGCGAGACAGACGCGGAGCTGGAGGCACAGTCCTGCCGCAGGCCTGGAGATGGAGGGAGCATGGCTCAAAGTCACGAcgctttaaaatagaaattccTTACCCAGTTGCAACGCAAGTTCACTAGCAATGATTTAATCAGTGATTCATTTCACCTTGGAAGGAGAGTCGAGTTAATAACTTTACTGAAGACACTCATAGCTTACGGAATCTCTAAACTGGAACAGTGTCACCCATATGAGTACTGTTTAATTAGAACAAAGAGTTAATATTCAAATTGACCTGAATTACTCCTTATGTCACATATACAAGCAGCTGTGGTTGTGGACTATATATTGCCATGCAAGCTCTGTTTTGTTAGCTAGGTACAGGAGTCTAATTGACAGTATGAATTTTTTAGTTCAATTAATTATGCACTCACCAGCATTTCACATGTTGAAACAAAGATCTGAACTTCTGCCTCCAAGTgaaaaaacatctgctttttcttgaCACCTACAGTGTATCTGGTTGGTTTATTTACAGGTCCTCCCCCAAATGATGCCTTTAAATCTTCCTGCCTAACCAAATATAAGCAACTTCTTGCCAAGAACTGATTTACCAAACCAGGTGAAGggagttcagagaaaggcatCAGTTCAAGTTCTGAAAAACTCCTTTCTCAGTGTAGTCCCCTCActgcagagattaaaaaaaaaaagcaagcgtTCCCATCTTTCCTCCCTTCGCAATGCAAATATGAAAAGCTTCCATCACTCTGAGGATGAGGTGCTTTTCATATTACACTGGAAACTTTGTAATGGGACACAAtttccttgacttttttttaagtgatcataaagcataagaaaatattcaagtttataaataaaaaggcCCTTATTTGCTTTATTCACTTTATTACAACTTTTCCTCAGCTGCGCTCAGGTGTAATAAAGTGATAAAAAGATCTTAACATCTTTTGCTCTCTTTGGTGTCTTATTCTAATTCTTAgatcataatatttttttcatttataaaggCACAGTACTAAAAGTAAGTGTtctccaaacaaaaaacagagaacTTCATTCTCTATTTCCTGTAAATCAAATTAATGATTAATTTGCACAGACAAACAGAGCCAACCACATTTTTCCACCTTGATCTTCAATTAGGCCCCCATCCAAATCACACTGAAGTCAATAGAAAGTTTACTGAGGATTTAATGGGAACTGGATCAGGGCCCTGAAATCCCCACACACCGGGACACAAACATGTTTTATGCTTAAGTTAAATTTGCAGAGCTGTCTCTGAGCACTTTaccaaagcaaaactgaaattgtCATTTCAGCTCCTTCTGGTTTAGTACTCCTGGTATTACTCAACGCAGCAGTAAAATACTACTTGCACCTTCTGTGAAATAAAGAATTTGTCAAGTGGAGTCTAAGCTTCTAATCTGATTCAAGGCTGCAGTTAGGCAGCCtgctcagaaaagcaaaaatttacaagcaaaaaatgttgctgggttattttttcagctggttCAGTTTCCCAAACCAATGCACAGTGTGGTCACCCAGGTGCTCGTGTTTGCTCCGGTGAAGGGCAGCAACCAGATGGGcaactgggagctgctgctgtttaaaCTGCTGCTACTATGAAACAGTTATTGATGAAACTTCATCTGTACTTCAGAGACAATCTGGGATGGAGTATTATAGAGtggcaagtgtagagtcttacatctgggcaggaacaaccccaggttccagtataagctggggaatgacctgttggagagcagtgtaggggaaagggacctgggggtcctggggacagcaggatgaccatgagccagcactgggcccttgtggccaagaaggccaatgggacctggggaggattagaagggggtggtcagtaggtcagagaggttctcctgcccctctactctgccctggtgagacctcatctggaatatcgtgtccagttctgggcccctcagttccaaaaggacagggaactgctggagagagtccagcgcagccacgaagatgctgaagggagtggagcatctcccgtgtgaggaaaggctgaggagctggggctctggagctggagaagaggagactgaggggtgacctcattcatggggatcaatatggaaagggggagtgtcaggaggatggagccaggctcttctgggtgacaaccagtgataggacaaggggcagtgggtgcaaactggaacacaggaggttccacttgaatatgagaagaaacttcttcctggtgagggtgccagagcctggcccaggctgcccagggaggttgtggagtctccttctctgcagacattccaacccgcctggacaccttcctgtgtaacctcatctgggtgttcctgctccggcggggggattgggctggatgagctttcaaggtcccttccaatccctgacattctgtgattctgtgattaaaggGCACTTAAGTATTTAACAAAGTGGGCTTTTGGAGAATACTTTAAGTGTAATCTTGAGAATGTTACACAACTGCTAAGTTTAAGTGGCAGTTTGGGTCTGtagatttttaaaggaagccCCTGCAAATTACAAACATTTCAAGTGATCTActaaattgttttttaattggGGAGAGAAAACCAGTTGGAATCCACCTGCATTCCTCTACAATTCTAAAACCGTAACACAAGGGAGATTGCTGTCACGTACTTTCTTCCTGAAGACGTGCCATAACCTGGACGTCCGTCAGGTCCTGCAGTTTATATCCCATGGAGATGGAGTCGTCAGAGGTGCTCAGCTCACTGTCCACCGACGACtgagagctcagtgcagaatgCATGCTCAGATAACCTGCGGCAGGGAAGGACAAACGGACAGAAAAAGCATTGATATccccacacaaaacaacaaagagcAGCAGAGTATTCTGCTAATAAAATCAGTGCAGTTGTGAAGCTGAGGTATGGTTGCtaggaaaataattaagaagTTAGAAATTACTTGAGAACGCAATGCTCAGTATTTTCACCTGTGATCTTCAGGAGGCAGagtgtgtggggaaaaaactgTGGAATTCTGTCCAGAAGGTGGCAAAGGGATGCTTGGTAATTTTGAGCTTAGAAACATCATTTAATAGATCAGTATTATCCCTGCCTATTTTGAGAAAGGGGCAACTATCGATCTAGATACTAAGCAGCAAAATTATTATGTATTAATATACGAAGTGCTTGCTAGGGCATTGGTGAGCAGTCATGGGAATAAAAGGATCCAAATGGCTTTCAGAGTACAGTACCTCAAAAATCCATCATGCAATCTGCTTATGCAAAGTAGAGTTTACAGTAGATTGCCTCCTCCCTGTTCCTGAGGTTTATCCAGTTTCTTCCTATCATCATAAACCAAACTCTCTTACAGGGAAGGAGgtcatgaaaaacaaactggAGGGATCTTTCCAAAAGTCAGGCATTTAGGGAAGAGCAAcaaataatttgccttttgaagaataatgaaaaaaaattataatcatAATTAAGTGCAAACTTTTAACTGTTAGCACTTTTTCTTAAGTAGGTCAGTATTTTCCACGGCACAAGAGCATCACTACTTGCCACTGAACTAGGGAGATGAGAACGAGCTGTGGAACTGGGGGTTACACAGGGACTTGTCCTTCAGATGTGGGAGGCTCGCGAGTAGCCCAGTGCACAGAAATTTTATAACTACCATATGGCttcatgtgtatatatatatatatatgtatatacacacatatatacatattattttttttttgttcttgttttatatatatatatataaagaacaagaacaaaaaaaataaacaagccaCATTACTAGAAAAActtttggaaaaacagaaggaTTAGTAAGTGTCAAAACCTCTACATGACAAACATGCCACTGTTGCAAAATTCCATAATATGCTCCTAGCGTAAGAAACGCTTGAACACAGACACATAAGACC
Coding sequences within it:
- the LOC135993526 gene encoding SLAIN motif-containing protein-like, producing the protein MMVVPGNAPVIHQDRALEPDLGRDSTANSAMGPDAEPAAEEVGAELEEVRKLRELVRRLEMESQHPRMKSSRNTLGTNTQSDIRTGVDNHDPGLNGMEINNSINAITEKQELQIMADLHNQLSKIRKEEGENNCLKKDIDGQMRYSCNSATEELSSNVCKVEMKSDDKIRCSSLVDTSDSTELMGNLVIAGVDSSVKINEQNPKEKCGDLESLSNNTDLDEVTVLELENCTEEEDCWLYVSPRKSTTDQKTDSPLKWCRQVLDNPSPETEAACRTLITRLDQGYLSMHSALSSQSSVDSELSTSDDSISMGYKLQDLTDVQVMARLQEESLRQDCASSSASVSRRSSSASLHSLRRGTYSDQEFDTYSLEDDYDCSLSYRSAHRYSPSPLSSPRCQSPSSSADYGRSSTSRIRPPRRSVQSPMQDRLKYANSEEEMRHSMPNLARTSLRTLESVRSSRSLESDLQVPSSRIPRTQQRSAGLAPSKLRYSSTAGQSPLTVRQPMKAASCTNSLLTARQPVKACGYTSAVSGVRKPQASLLSPGSSSSTCTTRSSNMVTAAKNSPLKARASVGGTSVPKSKATPPSKRFLQSAQTAQALDEDSWKDGCY